One genomic segment of Plasmodium vinckei vinckei genome assembly, chromosome: PVVCY_03 includes these proteins:
- a CDS encoding fam-a protein, translated as MNKVCMKTIFAILILFPYVRNQVLETDSVPREVFLTEGLKNPVIYDPNEVYEKNKHLLSANSEEKEHAEEIMKSAKRMFLRYATNDYTFKLYERYGDNTNLYFKKCKGDKYVGKIHTKIHYPNKYNEIVKILWDPNGEKEYNRDFVNGKVVRAYDPNLLMIQQRYRNGFMRRHNYFYAFSAKHETSNNTTIIVKASGNINDHNKNRKYSENLLLRTANLFKFDVDPDSDIAAGRLNNMVVDLSGYIITKKKDHVEIIHVDSFHDNHPENPQWYKLVKRSERLGSVIELREYIDDKYTYSPKLGDYSYVF; from the exons ATGAATAAAGTGTGTATGAAAACCATTTTTGCTATTTTAATCTTATTCCCATATGTAAGGAATCAAGTTCTTGAAACCGATTCTGTTCCAAGGGAAGTTTTTTTAACTGAGGGCCT taaaaatcCTGTTATTTATGATCCGAATGAagtatatgaaaaaaataagcatCTGCTTTCCGCAAATTCTGAAGAAAAAGAACACGCGGAAGAAATTATGAAATCTGCTAAAAGAATGTTCCTTCGATATGCTACAAACGATTACACTTTCAAATTATATGAGAGATACGGTGAcaatacaaatttatattttaaaaaatgtaaaggTGATAAATACGTTGGAAAAATTCATACTAAAATTCACTATCCCAATAAG TATAATGAGATAGTAAAAATTTTGTGGGACCCCAATGGCGAAAAAGAATACAATCGTGACTTTGTTAAcg gAAAAGTTGTCCGTGCATACGAtccaaatttattaatgatACAACAACGTTATAGAAATGGTTTTATGAGGCGTcataactatttttatgctTTCTCCGCAAAACATGAA ACATCTAATAACACAACTATAATTGTCAAGGCTTCaggaaatataaatgatcacaacaaaaatagaaaatacaGTGAAAACCTTCTCCTAAGAACTGCAAATTTGTTCAAATTTGACGTTGATCCTGATTCGGACATTGCAGCGGGAAGATTAAACAACATGGTTGTTGACTTATCCGGATATAtcattacaaaaaaaaaagaccaTGTTGAAATTATTCATGTTGACTCT tTTCATGATAATCATCCCGAAAACCCTCAATGGTATAAATTAGTAAAGAGATCAGAAAGATTGGGATCTGTTATTGAATTAAGGGAATACATTGATGATAAATACACATATTCTCCCAAATTGGGTGATTATTCATATGTAttttaa
- a CDS encoding PIR protein CIR protein — MVPHNLQCEPFCNGNKDFSNIGPDFNKFNLTNKLHILYGHYDQTKSKDKRNAYSEEIITLGIWLIQKLLVIYRGGLIYENYKNYYEHIVMHLKHNTYMIKNDGDIPLNPIYHKLLDAFSLKSNYLILLDYNNKYIKQFYMLFDKLCNTINEYTENGYSNQGIAYSSANCINMYRIIYNIVNKSNFHLYLLENLKNDRIKFIISSINDSINEKRNCNFHTKLKRIENNSENNSYFKKTYEEFGCQDSIYQNINSYNGEENMVIILGDSKYVLKYLNASDHKIDIGTKGCYKTCLESFNSQKNCENESGNLSEISLCELNDTNSAKEYSMCELPYHEIGLKRNEVPLICCADIYSEHTISNIAVAAISISVVVSIIYKYLSLGCPENPKKKKKDENVIKSINGEKMKNKYKND, encoded by the exons atggtGCCACATAATCTACaa TGCGAACCATTTTGTAATGGTAATAAggatttttcaaatataggtcctgattttaataaatttaatctTACGAATAAATTACACATATTATATGGACATTATGATCAGACAAAAAGCAAAGACAAACGTAATGCTTATTCTGAAGAAATTATAACATTAGGTATATGGttaattcaaaaattattagTTATTTATAGGGGGGGATTAATTTACGAAAATTATAAGAATTATTATGAGCACATTGTGATGCATTTGAAacataatacatatatgataaaaaatgacgGTGACATTCCTCTAAATCCAATTTATCATAAACTTTTAGATGCGTTTTCATTGAAATCGAATTATTTGATTCTCTtagattataataataaatacattaaacaattttatatgttatttGATAAACTATGCAATACaattaatgaatatacAGAAAATGGTTATTCAAACCAAGGTATTGCGTATAGTTCTGCAAATTgtattaatatgtataggataatttataacattgttaataaatctaattttcatctttatttattggaaaatttaaaaaacgaTCGCatcaaatttataatttcttcTATTAATGATagtataaatgaaaaaagaaattgtAATTTccatacaaaattaaaaagaattgaaaataatagtgaaaataattcatattttaaaaaaacttaTGAAGAATTTGGATGCCAAGATTcaatatatcaaaatattaattcatataatggagaagaaaatatggtaattatattaggtgattcaaaatatgtattaaaatatttaaatgcaTCAGATCATAAAATTGATATAGGAACAAAAGGATGCTATAAAACATGTCTTGAATCATTTAATTCACAAAAAAACTGTGAGAATGAATCAGGAAATCTATCAGAAATATCATTGTGTGAATTAAACGATACAAATAGTGCCAAAGAATATAGTATGTGTGAATTGCCTTATCATGAAATCGGATTAAAACGAAATGAAGTGCCATTAATATGCTGTGCAGATATTTATAGCGAACATACCATAAGCAATATTGCAGTAGCAGCCATTTCAATATCCGTCGTTGtatcaattatatataag TATTTATCACTTGGTTGTCCAGAAAATccgaagaaaaaaaaaaaagatgaaaatgttataaaatcaattaatggagaaaaaatgaaaaacaaatataaaaatgattga
- a CDS encoding octaprenyl pyrophosphate synthase, putative has protein sequence MIVFSKKKHTSGFFDFCLKKCMNYLPITKDNNYINQSTASRYNIYSSAENHNGPSNLFMEMLKFYAFKAKRKNLNTELPNDVNTPKSVTSNEIDSSVLFSQNTNNEVLLCLNILKYNDEQVNNELNYLHNYFKKIKCHTDPYALCENKIKNIDEHIYNIIKTDYSNINEFVTYIYQYKGKRFRVILSILLKNILTYIDNVTPKNNSKFRNIQRNISKTTQNSNQNNKHKDVTLLSKLYSRKNILKKKIMQISKNCDNNIYTKNMILENQCKIIAASEIIHMGSLLHDDVIDESEKRRGSLSLHKKYGNKVSILSGDFLLARACSVFANIGYPEICKRFSYVIESLIKGEFLQANLKSTNIEDALKAYLIKSYHKTASLFSHLFACIAIISFQNEKIIELCFNLGLHIGMAFQLYDDYLDYKIDPKTNQPILNDIKNNIKTAPLLFSYNYNPNNVLSLINKKYLSNDDIQDVLFYIKESNSMKKNELCSLMHMKKAADILESLISYCKLSKNTELQNYQKNEIDQSRAALTSLIFNTLTRNTK, from the coding sequence ATGATAGtttttagtaaaaaaaaacatactTCAGGATTCTTTGActtttgtttaaaaaaatgtatgaaCTATTTACCAATTACCAAAgacaataattatattaatcaAAGTACAGCTTCaagatataatatttactcTAGTGCTGAAAACCATAATGGCCCAAGTAATCTCTTTATGGAGATGCTAAAATTTTATGCCTTTAAAgctaaaagaaaaaatttaaatactGAATTACCTAACGACGTTAATACACCAAAATCTGTGACATCCAATGAAATTGACAGTAGTGTGCTATTTTCACAAAATACTAACAATGAAGTATTACTatgtttaaatatattaaaatataatgatgaacaagtaaataatgaattaaattatctgcataattattttaagaaaataaaatgtcaTACTGATCCATATGCATTatgtgaaaataaaataaaaaatatcgatgagcatatatataatattataaaaacagATTATAGCAATATTAACGAATTTGttacttatatttatcaatatAAAGGGAAAAGGTTTAGAGTTATTTTAAGtattttattgaaaaatatattaacatatatagataatgtaacaccaaaaaataattctaaATTTAGAAACATTCaaagaaatatttctaAAACTACTCAAAATTCAaaccaaaataataaacataaagATGTTACTCTATTAAGTAAGTTATACTCAAGGAAAAAtattcttaaaaaaaaaataatgcaaattagtaaaaattgtgataataatatatatacaaaaaatatgatactCGAAAACCAATGTAAAATTATTGCAGCATCAGaaattatacatatggGCTCTCTTTTACATGATGATGTAATTGATGAATCTGAAAAAAGACGAGGATCATTATcattacataaaaaatatggaaataaaGTTTCTATATTATCTGGTGATTTCTTATTAGCTCGTGCATGTTCTGTATTTGCAAATATAGGTTATCCAGAAATATGTAAAAGATTTTCATATGTCATAGAAAGCTTAATAAAAGGAGAATTTTTACAAGCAAATCTTAAGTCTACTAATATAGAAGATGCATTAAAAGCATATCTAATTAAATCATACCATAAAACAgcatcattattttcacatCTATTTGCTTGTATAGCTATAATATCAtttcaaaatgaaaaaataattgaattATGTTTTAATCTAGGACTTCATATAGGTATGGCTTTTCAATTATATGACGATTATTTAGATTATAAAATCGATCCCAAAACAAATCAACCTATACTtaatgatattaaaaataatattaaaactgctccattattatttagcTATAATTATAACCCAAATAATGTATTATCTCTcatcaataaaaaatatttatctaATGATGATATTCAAGATGTCTTGTTTTACATTAAAGAATCAAACagtatgaaaaaaaatgaattatgcTCCTTAATGCATATGAAAAAAGCTGCAGATATTTTAGAGTCCCTAATATCTTATTGCAAATTATCTAAAAATACAGAACtacaaaattatcaaaaaaatgaaattgatCAAAGTCGAGCAGCCCTAACAAgtcttatttttaatacacTAACTCGTAATACAAagtaa